In one Halosimplex halophilum genomic region, the following are encoded:
- a CDS encoding HalOD1 output domain-containing protein, with translation MEDDASTTVLSVLETVAAAERADPVDLPPLADAVDPQALNDLFEPSGEKLAPVTVRFEYCGYEVTVRGVGSVTAEPVDRPATAAATAPRSGTDAGEESLAD, from the coding sequence ATGGAAGACGACGCCAGTACGACAGTCCTCTCCGTGCTCGAAACAGTCGCGGCCGCCGAACGGGCCGACCCCGTCGACCTGCCGCCGCTCGCCGACGCCGTCGACCCGCAGGCGCTGAACGACCTGTTCGAACCGAGTGGGGAGAAGCTGGCGCCGGTGACGGTGCGGTTCGAGTACTGCGGGTACGAGGTCACGGTCCGCGGTGTCGGCTCCGTGACCGCCGAACCGGTCGACCGTCCGGCGACCGCGGCGGCCACGGCCCCGCGGTCCGGAACCGACGCGGGCGAGGAGTCGCTGGCCGACTAG
- the malQ gene encoding 4-alpha-glucanotransferase, which translates to MQQQRRSGVFLHLTSLPGPHGVGDLGAGARAFLDFLERADQSLWQFCPVGPTSAAYGHSPYGSPSAFAGNPLLVDLTDLAGRGYLDESDLDGPEGAEPGSVNYEAVAPFKRERLREAYETFAAEAGEDERADFESFRERESAWLADYALYAALNGAHGDAAWTDWPADLAGRDADALAAARETHAEAVEYHAFVQWVFDEQWRELRAAAADRGVDLVGDLPIYVALDSADVWANQDAFRLDGDGDPTAVAGVPPNPGDDGQRWGNPVYDWDRLREADYGWWRRRLSRLLDLIDLARIDHFKAFDEYWAIPADADDPAAGEWRPGPGADFFETVRDHLGGLPFVVEDLGFLDESMIALRDRFEFPGMRVPHYADWCAETDRYKPASYPRRSVGYTSTHDTDTAVGWYESLPDDQRDCLHYALATDGERIAWDLIEAVWDSDAALALTTVPDLLELGSEARFNVPGTAEGNWRWRVTADQLDPDVADELAGITAATLR; encoded by the coding sequence ATGCAACAGCAGCGCCGGAGCGGCGTGTTCCTGCATCTCACCTCCCTGCCGGGTCCCCACGGGGTCGGCGACCTCGGGGCGGGGGCGCGAGCGTTCCTCGACTTCCTGGAGCGGGCCGACCAGTCGCTGTGGCAGTTCTGTCCCGTCGGCCCCACCTCGGCGGCGTACGGCCACTCGCCGTACGGCTCCCCGTCGGCGTTCGCCGGCAACCCGCTGCTGGTCGACCTGACCGACCTCGCCGGCCGGGGCTATCTCGACGAGTCCGACCTCGACGGTCCCGAGGGCGCCGAGCCCGGGAGCGTGAACTACGAGGCCGTCGCGCCGTTCAAGCGCGAGCGACTGCGGGAAGCCTACGAAACCTTCGCCGCGGAGGCCGGCGAGGACGAACGGGCGGACTTCGAGTCGTTCCGCGAGCGCGAGTCGGCGTGGCTGGCCGACTACGCGCTGTACGCGGCGCTGAACGGCGCCCACGGCGACGCGGCGTGGACCGACTGGCCGGCGGACCTGGCCGGCCGGGACGCCGACGCGCTGGCGGCCGCGCGGGAGACCCACGCGGAGGCGGTCGAGTACCACGCGTTCGTCCAGTGGGTCTTCGACGAGCAGTGGCGCGAGCTGCGCGCGGCGGCGGCCGACCGCGGCGTCGACCTCGTCGGCGACCTGCCCATCTACGTCGCCCTCGACTCGGCGGACGTGTGGGCCAACCAGGACGCCTTCCGGCTGGACGGGGACGGCGACCCGACGGCCGTCGCGGGCGTCCCGCCGAACCCGGGCGACGACGGCCAGCGCTGGGGCAACCCCGTCTACGACTGGGACCGCCTGCGCGAGGCCGACTACGGGTGGTGGCGCCGCCGGCTCTCGCGGCTGCTCGACCTGATCGACCTCGCCCGTATCGACCACTTCAAGGCGTTCGACGAGTACTGGGCGATCCCCGCCGACGCCGACGACCCCGCCGCCGGCGAGTGGCGGCCCGGCCCCGGCGCCGACTTCTTCGAGACCGTGCGCGACCACCTCGGCGGCCTCCCGTTCGTCGTCGAGGACCTGGGCTTCCTCGACGAGAGTATGATCGCGTTGCGCGACCGCTTCGAGTTCCCCGGGATGCGGGTGCCTCACTACGCCGACTGGTGCGCCGAGACCGACCGGTACAAACCCGCCAGCTATCCCCGCCGGTCCGTCGGCTACACCTCGACCCACGACACGGACACCGCGGTCGGCTGGTACGAATCGCTCCCGGACGACCAGCGGGACTGCCTCCACTACGCGCTTGCGACCGACGGCGAGCGGATCGCCTGGGACCTGATCGAGGCCGTCTGGGACTCCGACGCGGCGCTGGCGCTGACGACCGTGCCGGACCTCCTGGAACTCGGCAGCGAGGCGCGGTTCAACGTCCCCGGCACCGCCGAGGGCAACTGGCGCTGGCGGGTCACCGCCGACCAGTTGGACCCCGACGTGGCCGACGAACTCGCCGGTATCACTGCGGCGACGCTGCGATAG
- a CDS encoding glycosyltransferase family 4 protein has translation MVPCVLMLGWGFPPNVSGGLDTAVGELVDRFDTRDDVEVDLVLPAEYAPDGRDNIHGVPTGEGDVSTRINRLAGEFVDYAADADIVHTHDWFGYGPGSRAQATHDAEWVTTFHSLTTDRNRQPPDREVETEQRIVDRADHLIAVSDLVRRNIAHEYGGDARVVHNGFSSVEPTGRDLKAELDIDGPMLFFVGRHTHQKGLSHLVYALSKLRRPDATLVLGGTGHLTDQLEEFVELLGVEDQVEFVGYVPESELGDYYASADLFVSPSLAEPFGITIVEALSVGTRVVASESGAAEILPDDCVIEVEPDSDSIADGIDAGLAADTPLEYEERTWETVADEHVAFYEEILAE, from the coding sequence ATGGTGCCATGCGTGCTCATGCTCGGCTGGGGGTTCCCGCCGAACGTCAGCGGCGGCCTCGACACGGCGGTCGGCGAACTCGTCGACAGGTTCGACACGCGCGACGACGTGGAAGTCGACCTCGTCCTCCCGGCGGAGTATGCACCGGACGGACGCGACAACATCCACGGCGTCCCGACCGGCGAGGGCGACGTGAGCACGCGCATCAACCGCCTCGCCGGCGAGTTCGTCGACTACGCGGCCGACGCCGACATCGTCCACACCCACGACTGGTTCGGCTACGGCCCCGGCTCGCGCGCCCAGGCCACCCACGACGCCGAGTGGGTGACGACCTTCCACTCGCTGACGACCGACCGGAACCGCCAGCCGCCGGACCGCGAGGTCGAGACCGAACAGCGGATCGTCGACCGCGCCGACCACCTGATCGCCGTCAGCGACCTCGTCCGCCGCAACATCGCCCACGAGTACGGCGGCGACGCCCGCGTCGTCCACAACGGCTTCTCCTCGGTCGAGCCCACCGGCCGCGACCTGAAGGCCGAGCTCGACATCGACGGCCCCATGCTCTTCTTCGTCGGCCGACACACCCACCAGAAGGGGCTCTCGCATCTCGTCTACGCGCTCTCGAAGCTCCGCCGGCCGGACGCGACGCTCGTCCTCGGCGGCACCGGCCACCTCACCGACCAGCTGGAGGAGTTCGTCGAGTTGCTCGGCGTCGAGGACCAGGTGGAGTTCGTCGGTTACGTCCCCGAGTCGGAGCTGGGCGACTACTACGCCTCCGCGGATCTCTTCGTCTCGCCGTCGCTGGCCGAGCCGTTCGGGATCACCATCGTCGAGGCGCTGTCGGTCGGCACCCGCGTCGTCGCCAGCGAGTCGGGCGCCGCGGAGATCCTCCCCGACGACTGCGTGATCGAGGTCGAGCCCGACTCGGACTCCATCGCCGACGGCATCGACGCGGGCCTGGCCGCCGACACGCCGCTGGAGTACGAGGAACGCACCTGGGAGACGGTCGCCGACGAACACGTCGCCTTCTACGAGGAGATCCTGGCGGAATAA
- a CDS encoding DUF7510 family protein, with product MSGTNAGGPVSVDVDIEDGRTTIEVTGQRRVATVVRSASGERIYLPPERTDEEEEATPYRPAGGDSPYEGIADDSPYGSSRRAPATLGRSRTANGFRIVHPEPVTDVRLLR from the coding sequence ATGAGCGGGACGAACGCCGGGGGACCGGTCTCGGTCGACGTGGACATCGAGGACGGGCGGACGACCATCGAGGTGACGGGCCAGCGCCGGGTGGCGACGGTCGTCCGCTCGGCGTCGGGCGAGCGGATCTACCTCCCGCCGGAGCGGACCGACGAGGAGGAGGAAGCGACGCCCTACCGTCCGGCCGGCGGGGACAGCCCCTACGAGGGCATCGCCGACGACAGTCCCTACGGGTCCAGCCGGCGGGCGCCGGCGACGCTCGGCCGCTCCCGGACAGCGAACGGGTTCCGCATCGTCCACCCCGAGCCGGTGACGGACGTGCGGCTGCTGCGCTGA
- the malA gene encoding alpha-amylase MalA — MHHPGPPRFVAVGDEVELAPRDPDPAATYAWSVAAAPAESTATPGDDPVEYFTPDEPGRYVLALDAPDGRHELTVRAFPGGLASASEAPDYGRSGGAATTDDDTTPAADGTSGDEEGSGRTDDDADAPVDPDGGGRPRLTLSATVEDEAVVVETHAQSHPDGTETTADLDVTFLLDDRDDVARGDVRIAGGKLTLPLDALSDRARVHAVAVGRHGYSVPDAVDIRREEDGSVDIHRPYDPPAWAEDSVIYEVYVRTFPGQDSDAGDESDATGTGAVFDAIRERLDYIEGLGVDTLWLTPVLANDDAPHGYNVTDFFALADDLGTREDYERLVEAAHDRGMRVLFDLVCNHSARAHPYFQAAVSDPDSEYREWYEWRGPAEPETYFDWELIANFDFSHLPVRRHLLDAVDEWAPLVDGFRCDMAWAVPNAFWREVHDRLKARDSEFLLLDETIPYIPDYQAGLFDMHFDSTTYAALRRVGNGEPAEAVLDAVDDRARSGFPDHAGFMLYAENHDETRYLVECGRPAAEAALGALFTLPGAPMVYAGQEFGQRGRRDDLAWAHADESLREHVRRLAALRRERPALSAGAALDRVDYEVREGWDDRVVAFRREVDEPDDGDAVVVVLNFGAEPATVAVDAAADGTDVLTGEPVGESGDDGLRVESVAVVPADPAETRR, encoded by the coding sequence ATGCACCACCCGGGACCGCCGCGGTTCGTGGCCGTCGGCGACGAGGTCGAACTCGCGCCGCGGGACCCCGACCCGGCGGCGACCTACGCCTGGTCGGTCGCGGCCGCGCCCGCCGAGTCGACGGCCACGCCGGGCGACGACCCGGTCGAGTACTTCACCCCGGACGAGCCGGGCCGCTACGTCCTGGCGCTCGACGCGCCCGACGGCCGCCACGAACTGACCGTCCGGGCGTTCCCCGGCGGCCTCGCATCCGCCTCCGAAGCGCCCGACTACGGCCGATCCGGCGGCGCAGCGACGACCGACGACGACACGACGCCCGCGGCCGACGGCACCAGCGGCGACGAGGAGGGGTCGGGCCGAACCGACGACGACGCCGACGCCCCCGTCGACCCCGACGGCGGCGGCCGGCCGAGACTCACCCTCTCGGCGACGGTCGAAGACGAAGCCGTCGTCGTCGAGACTCACGCGCAATCACACCCCGACGGGACGGAGACTACCGCTGACCTGGACGTGACGTTCCTGCTGGACGACCGCGACGACGTGGCGCGCGGGGACGTGCGGATCGCGGGCGGGAAACTGACGCTCCCCCTCGACGCCCTCTCCGACCGCGCGAGGGTCCACGCGGTCGCCGTCGGCCGCCACGGCTACAGCGTCCCCGACGCGGTGGACATCCGCCGCGAGGAGGACGGATCGGTCGATATCCACCGACCCTACGACCCGCCGGCGTGGGCCGAGGATTCGGTCATCTACGAGGTCTACGTGCGGACGTTCCCGGGACAGGACAGTGACGCGGGGGACGAGAGCGACGCCACTGGGACGGGCGCGGTCTTCGACGCGATCCGCGAGCGGCTGGACTACATCGAGGGGCTGGGCGTCGACACGCTCTGGCTGACGCCGGTGCTGGCGAACGACGACGCGCCCCACGGCTACAACGTCACGGACTTCTTCGCGCTGGCCGACGACCTCGGCACGCGCGAGGACTACGAGCGGCTGGTCGAGGCGGCCCACGACCGCGGCATGCGCGTTCTCTTCGACCTGGTCTGCAACCATTCGGCCAGGGCGCACCCGTACTTCCAGGCCGCCGTCTCGGACCCGGATAGCGAGTACCGCGAGTGGTACGAGTGGCGCGGGCCGGCGGAGCCGGAGACGTACTTCGACTGGGAGCTGATCGCCAACTTCGACTTCTCGCATCTGCCGGTCCGGCGGCACCTGCTCGACGCCGTCGACGAGTGGGCGCCGCTGGTCGACGGCTTCCGCTGCGACATGGCGTGGGCGGTCCCCAACGCCTTCTGGCGGGAGGTCCACGACCGGCTGAAGGCCCGCGATAGCGAGTTCCTGCTGCTCGACGAGACCATTCCGTACATCCCCGACTACCAGGCCGGCCTGTTCGACATGCACTTCGACTCGACGACCTACGCCGCGCTCCGGCGGGTGGGCAACGGCGAACCCGCCGAGGCGGTCCTCGACGCCGTCGATGACCGCGCCCGCTCGGGCTTCCCCGACCACGCCGGGTTCATGCTCTACGCCGAGAACCACGACGAGACCCGCTATCTCGTCGAGTGTGGCCGTCCCGCGGCGGAGGCGGCGCTGGGTGCGCTCTTTACCCTCCCCGGAGCGCCGATGGTCTACGCCGGCCAGGAGTTCGGCCAGCGCGGTCGGCGCGACGACCTCGCCTGGGCCCACGCCGACGAGTCGCTGCGCGAGCACGTCCGCCGGCTGGCCGCGCTCCGGCGCGAGCGGCCGGCGCTGTCGGCCGGCGCCGCGCTCGACCGGGTCGACTACGAGGTTCGGGAGGGGTGGGACGACCGCGTGGTCGCGTTCCGCCGGGAGGTAGACGAGCCCGACGACGGCGACGCGGTGGTCGTCGTCCTGAACTTCGGCGCGGAGCCGGCGACGGTCGCCGTCGACGCCGCCGCGGACGGAACGGATGTGCTGACCGGCGAGCCGGTCGGGGAGTCCGGGGACGACGGACTTCGCGTCGAGAGCGTCGCGGTCGTGCCGGCGGACCCGGCGGAGACACGCCGCTGA